Proteins from a single region of Gemmatimonadales bacterium:
- a CDS encoding type II toxin-antitoxin system RelE/ParE family toxin: MGADKPLVWLRGEVKTPPFSAAARLEAGVLLRRLQRGEKLSLPHSRPMPSIAPRCHELRIPDEQATWRIIYRLDTDAIVIAEVFSKKTAQTPAGIVANCRRRLRRYDQLMADSEDA, translated from the coding sequence ATGGGCGCGGACAAACCGCTCGTCTGGCTTCGCGGGGAAGTCAAAACCCCGCCCTTCTCAGCAGCCGCCCGCCTCGAGGCCGGGGTGCTACTGCGCCGCTTGCAGCGGGGCGAGAAGCTGAGCCTGCCGCACTCGCGACCGATGCCCAGCATTGCGCCGCGCTGCCATGAACTACGCATCCCGGACGAGCAGGCCACCTGGCGAATCATCTATCGGCTGGATACCGATGCCATTGTGATTGCCGAGGTGTTCAGCAAGAAGACGGCACAAACCCCGGCTGGGATTGTCGCGAACTGCCGCCGACGCTTGCGGCGCTATGATCAGCTGATGGCGGACTCGGAGGACGCATGA
- a CDS encoding helix-turn-helix domain-containing protein has translation MNKATRTRLEAHGWQVGTAAEFLGLSPEEAAFVELRLSLAEALRTRRTARRLTQAALAKRVGSSQSRVAKMEAGDPSVSIDLLLRSLLALGATPREIGSSLTRRRKRRVAV, from the coding sequence ATGAACAAGGCAACGCGGACCAGACTGGAAGCGCACGGCTGGCAGGTCGGAACGGCGGCGGAGTTTCTGGGCCTGAGCCCCGAAGAGGCAGCCTTTGTCGAACTGCGTCTGTCGCTGGCGGAAGCGCTGCGCACTCGGCGAACGGCACGACGACTGACCCAGGCCGCCCTCGCGAAGCGCGTGGGTTCCAGCCAGTCACGGGTGGCCAAGATGGAAGCGGGCGACCCGTCGGTGTCGATCGATTTGCTGCTGCGCTCGCTTCTGGCGCTGGGGGCAACTCCCCGGGAGATCGGCTCATCGTTGACCCGTCGTCGAAAGCGCCGGGTCGCCGT